The Phycisphaeraceae bacterium genome window below encodes:
- a CDS encoding VOC family protein: MSDRPAPILGLHHVTAIASDAQANLDFHVGVLGLRLIKRTVNFDDPSAAHFYFADSTGSPGTVLTFFPWRHVKRGQRGSGETQATAFAIAPDSIGWWSERLSRLGVDLIETGERFADPFIAFEDPDGMRLELVASVSHSDLPQDDGSALPPLHAIRGFHSVTLAVAAVDATAALLRDTMGFVERESEGSRLRLTATSGPTTPARAIDLLSTPDAPPSKLGAGSVHHIAFRMADEADQVRWHAALSEHGVKSTRIVDRHYFRSLYFREPGGVIFEFATDLPGFAIDEPVDQLGHDLMLPAWLESRRDSIVAALPKVTLPAVKP, encoded by the coding sequence ATGTCAGATCGACCCGCTCCCATCCTCGGGCTTCATCATGTCACCGCCATCGCCTCCGATGCGCAGGCCAATCTCGACTTCCATGTCGGCGTGCTCGGGCTGCGCCTCATCAAGCGGACGGTGAACTTCGACGACCCGAGCGCCGCTCACTTCTACTTTGCCGACTCGACCGGATCTCCCGGAACAGTGCTCACCTTCTTTCCATGGCGTCATGTCAAGCGCGGTCAGCGTGGCTCGGGTGAGACTCAAGCGACGGCGTTCGCCATTGCGCCTGACTCGATCGGCTGGTGGAGCGAGCGCCTGTCGAGGCTCGGAGTTGACTTGATCGAAACGGGCGAGCGATTTGCTGATCCGTTCATCGCCTTCGAGGACCCCGACGGAATGCGGCTCGAACTGGTGGCGTCTGTTTCGCACTCGGACCTGCCGCAGGATGACGGCAGTGCACTGCCTCCCCTGCATGCGATTCGAGGCTTTCACTCAGTCACGCTGGCCGTGGCCGCCGTTGACGCCACAGCAGCCCTGCTGCGCGACACGATGGGTTTCGTCGAACGCGAATCAGAGGGATCACGCCTCCGACTCACCGCCACCAGCGGGCCGACCACACCGGCCCGAGCCATCGACCTCCTCTCGACTCCCGATGCTCCGCCATCGAAGCTCGGTGCCGGCAGCGTGCACCACATTGCCTTCCGGATGGCGGATGAAGCGGATCAGGTGCGCTGGCATGCCGCCCTCTCGGAACATGGAGTGAAGTCCACCCGAATCGTCGATCGACACTACTTCCGCTCCCTCTACTTCAGGGAGCCGGGCGGTGTCATCTTCGAGTTCGCCACGGACCTGCCCGGCTTCGCCATCGACGAGCCCGTCGATCAGCTCGGCCATGACCTCATGCTTCCAGCATGGCTTGAGAGTCGTCGTGACTCGATCGTTGCCGCGCTGCCGAAGGTGACACTCCCCGCGGTGAAGCCGTGA
- a CDS encoding glycosyltransferase, with translation METLRIALLVGAGVCAAGGVYWAVAIFRIARELIRLARVEEGLALGEPEGGWPTVSVVVPAHNEEQLAPACAKALLASDYPSIEVIFVLDRCTDSTLERLRPLAQADSRLVIIENHSCPPEWAGKCNAARVGAESARGEALLFTDADTAFDPRLVRASVALLRHRGLSLLSLLPTLTSERFFERVSQPVAALTLLRMYPVSSANRPTNPRVFANGQFMLFERSTYERLGGHAAVRDDLLEDIAFARAVRDRAGGRCGLFVAGPLLVVRMYESLTSFVEGWKRIFIEACLRSPTRLRRKAIEVFLLGVAQPFVEVLVVIMALVALMVTEGSSGTGAALPEAGHADSSIAGVAVASLLIAFAANLLRTAALATCYRHSSAPLVGVPFYPLGSWHVLRSLWGGARDLLRRRPVRWGGREYVLEPR, from the coding sequence ATGGAGACTCTTCGCATCGCCCTGCTTGTCGGCGCCGGGGTTTGCGCCGCGGGTGGTGTCTACTGGGCGGTGGCGATCTTCCGCATTGCGCGCGAGCTCATCCGGCTGGCACGGGTGGAAGAGGGACTGGCGCTCGGTGAGCCCGAAGGCGGCTGGCCGACGGTCAGCGTGGTCGTGCCCGCCCACAACGAGGAGCAACTCGCCCCGGCCTGTGCGAAGGCCCTTCTCGCCTCGGACTATCCCTCGATCGAGGTGATCTTCGTGCTCGATCGCTGCACCGACTCGACCCTTGAGCGGCTGCGCCCGTTGGCGCAGGCGGACTCCCGGCTGGTGATCATCGAGAATCACTCCTGTCCACCGGAGTGGGCGGGGAAGTGCAATGCCGCGCGAGTCGGCGCCGAGTCGGCTCGTGGCGAGGCGCTCCTCTTCACTGATGCCGACACGGCCTTCGACCCGCGCCTCGTTCGGGCCTCGGTGGCGCTCCTGAGGCATCGAGGGCTCTCCCTTCTGTCACTGCTTCCTACGCTCACCTCGGAGCGCTTCTTCGAGCGCGTCTCGCAGCCCGTCGCCGCGTTGACCCTGCTGCGGATGTATCCGGTCTCCAGCGCCAATCGACCGACGAACCCGCGTGTCTTTGCCAATGGGCAGTTCATGCTCTTCGAGCGCTCGACCTATGAGCGCCTCGGAGGCCACGCCGCCGTGCGCGACGATCTGCTCGAGGACATCGCCTTCGCCCGCGCCGTGCGGGATCGCGCAGGCGGTCGCTGCGGACTCTTCGTTGCTGGACCGCTGCTGGTGGTGCGCATGTACGAATCGCTCACCTCGTTTGTGGAAGGCTGGAAGCGCATCTTCATCGAGGCGTGCCTTCGCTCACCCACGAGACTTCGGCGGAAGGCGATCGAAGTGTTCCTTCTCGGCGTCGCGCAGCCATTCGTCGAGGTGCTGGTTGTCATCATGGCGCTCGTGGCCCTGATGGTGACAGAAGGAAGCAGCGGGACGGGGGCAGCGCTTCCCGAAGCGGGTCACGCCGACTCGTCGATCGCCGGAGTCGCGGTGGCTTCACTCCTCATCGCCTTTGCGGCCAATCTGCTGCGCACGGCGGCGCTCGCGACCTGCTATCGCCACTCCTCGGCGCCGCTCGTCGGCGTACCCTTCTATCCCCTCGGTTCCTGGCATGTGCTGCGCTCGCTCTGGGGCGGCGCCCGCGACCTTCTGCGGCGGCGCCCGGTGCGGTGGGGCGGCCGCGAGTATGTCCTTGAGCCACGGTAG
- a CDS encoding biopolymer transporter ExbD, whose protein sequence is MRRLRRSRWEPRIELTPLIDIMVFLMTFFIYSLVLVVQVDILPMELRTLVASREATPAPAVTVSIDLDGNLYFNREAIELEEIAPRLQRERDREPRTVFYLAIAEGATEVDRAPLLQDVLSRVHASGVPISLVGRPRPR, encoded by the coding sequence ATGAGACGCCTTCGACGATCGCGATGGGAGCCTCGAATCGAGCTCACGCCGCTCATCGACATCATGGTCTTCCTGATGACCTTCTTCATCTACTCGCTGGTGCTGGTCGTGCAGGTCGACATCCTGCCCATGGAACTCCGCACGCTCGTGGCGAGCCGGGAGGCGACACCCGCACCGGCCGTGACGGTGAGCATCGATCTCGACGGCAATCTCTACTTCAATCGCGAGGCGATCGAGTTGGAGGAGATCGCACCGCGCCTCCAGCGCGAGCGCGATCGCGAACCTCGAACGGTCTTCTATCTCGCGATCGCCGAGGGCGCCACCGAGGTCGACCGGGCGCCGCTGCTTCAGGATGTCCTGAGCCGCGTCCACGCCTCGGGCGTGCCGATCTCGCTGGTTGGAAGGCCGCGCCCCCGCTGA
- a CDS encoding NAD(P)H-hydrate epimerase, whose protein sequence is MRLLTRAQARAFDQHAIETLGVPGMVLMENAAIGCVALLRELVAPEWRGARLEIVCGPGNNGGDGFAIARLALVQGAAPRVRQVAPPRAGSDAEMQAKIAARLGIPIIGFGAPGDPPLEGTVIVDALYGTGLDRALSATDQRAIEAMNAAGLPILAVDVPSGLDADRGVPLGAAVRATLTATMVAPKVGFSLPGAREWTGRVEVLPIGVPAPE, encoded by the coding sequence ATGCGACTGCTCACCCGTGCCCAGGCGAGAGCGTTCGACCAACATGCGATCGAGACACTCGGGGTTCCCGGCATGGTGCTCATGGAGAACGCCGCCATCGGTTGCGTGGCTCTGCTGCGCGAACTCGTCGCTCCTGAATGGCGCGGCGCCCGGCTCGAGATCGTCTGTGGCCCCGGCAACAACGGCGGTGATGGCTTCGCGATCGCACGCCTCGCTCTCGTGCAAGGGGCAGCGCCGCGAGTGCGCCAGGTGGCACCGCCGCGCGCCGGCAGCGATGCCGAGATGCAGGCGAAGATCGCCGCGAGGCTTGGCATTCCCATCATCGGCTTCGGCGCGCCGGGCGATCCTCCACTCGAAGGCACGGTGATTGTCGATGCGCTCTACGGCACCGGTCTTGATCGAGCGCTGAGCGCCACTGATCAGCGCGCGATCGAAGCGATGAATGCGGCCGGTCTTCCCATTCTCGCCGTCGATGTCCCGTCGGGACTTGACGCCGATCGCGGCGTCCCTCTCGGCGCTGCGGTTCGAGCGACGCTGACCGCCACCATGGTCGCGCCCAAGGTCGGCTTCTCACTCCCCGGAGCCCGCGAGTGGACCGGCCGGGTCGAGGTCCTACCAATCGGCGTTCCGGCTCCCGAGTGA
- the surE gene encoding 5'/3'-nucleotidase SurE: MRILLTNDDGIFAPGIEALHDSIRDLGEVTVVAPATVQSAESHGITFHRPLMTRRMKLPRIEGIAVEGTPADCVKLTLKSLWPSWHGAGSRPDLVISGMNFGANAGINVIYSGTVAAAIEAAFLGVPAIAVSLYIGRRLETHLPRAAEIARTAIDRVLLHPLDAHRVVNINVPITERADAPMPPMRVVSMNTAPAADGYERRTSPEGHDYYWPTGNGMEFIHTAEESDVEALAQRAVTITPLHFDLTDHSRLESWRGRLADAAAAR, translated from the coding sequence ATGCGCATTCTCCTGACCAACGACGACGGCATCTTCGCGCCTGGCATCGAGGCGTTACATGACTCCATTCGAGACCTCGGCGAAGTGACGGTGGTCGCTCCGGCCACGGTGCAGAGCGCGGAGAGTCACGGCATTACCTTCCATCGCCCGCTCATGACGCGGCGCATGAAGCTCCCGCGCATCGAGGGGATCGCCGTCGAGGGCACTCCCGCCGACTGTGTGAAGCTGACGCTCAAGAGCCTCTGGCCCTCGTGGCATGGAGCGGGCTCTCGTCCTGATCTCGTGATCAGCGGCATGAACTTCGGGGCGAACGCGGGCATCAATGTCATCTATTCGGGCACGGTCGCGGCGGCCATCGAGGCGGCCTTCCTCGGCGTGCCGGCGATCGCGGTCAGCCTCTACATCGGCCGTCGCCTTGAGACGCACCTGCCGCGAGCGGCGGAGATCGCGCGCACCGCCATCGATCGCGTGCTTCTGCACCCTCTTGATGCTCATCGCGTCGTGAACATCAATGTCCCCATCACCGAGCGAGCCGATGCGCCGATGCCGCCGATGCGCGTCGTGTCGATGAACACCGCGCCGGCTGCCGACGGCTATGAGCGCCGCACCAGCCCCGAGGGTCACGACTACTACTGGCCCACGGGCAATGGCATGGAGTTCATTCACACCGCCGAAGAGAGCGATGTCGAAGCCCTCGCGCAGCGGGCCGTGACGATCACTCCGCTGCACTTCGACCTGACCGACCACTCGCGCCTCGAGTCGTGGCGCGGGAGGCTCGCCGATGCCGCCGCCGCGAGGTGA